The Anolis carolinensis isolate JA03-04 unplaced genomic scaffold, rAnoCar3.1.pri scaffold_38, whole genome shotgun sequence genome includes a window with the following:
- the LOC134294942 gene encoding zinc finger protein 436-like, with translation MECGKSFSESGNLRAHQRTHTGEKPHKCMECGKSFSRSDYLRSHQRMHTGERPHTCMECGKSFSESGNLRTHQRMHTGERPHTCMECGKSFSESGNLRTHQRTHTGEKPHTCRECGKSFSQSGHLRIHQRMHTGERPHTCMECGKSFSESGNLRAHQRTHTGEKPHKCMECGKSFSRSRDLRNHQRTHTGERPHKCVECGKRFSQSGHLRIHQRTHTGEKPHKCMECGKNFSNSSNLRTHQKIHTGEKPHK, from the coding sequence atggaatgtggaaagagcttcagtgagagtggaaatctacgcgcccatcaaaggactcacacaggagagaagccacataaatgcatggaatgtggaaagagcttcagtcggagtgactatctacgttcccatcaaaggatgcacacaggagagaggccacatacatgcatggaatgtggaaagagcttcagtgagagtggaaatctacgcacccatcaaaggatgcacacaggagagaggccacatacatgcatggaatgtggaaagagcttcagtgagagtggaaatctacgcacccatcaaaggactcacacaggagagaagccacatacatgcagggaatgtggaaagagcttcagtcagagtggacatctgcgtatccatcaaaggatgcacacaggagagaggccacatacatgcatggaatgtggaaagagcttcagtgagagtggaaatctacgcgcccatcaaaggactcacacaggagagaagccacataaatgcatggaatgtggaaagagcttcagtcggagtcgaGATCTCCGtaaccatcaaaggactcacacaggtgaGAGACcacataaatgtgtggaatgtggaaagagattcagtcagagtggacatctgcgtatccatcaaaggactcacacaggggagaagccacataaatgcatggaatgtggaaagaacttcagtaacagttcgaatcttcgtacccatcaaaagattcacacaggagagaagccacataaatag
- the LOC134294943 gene encoding zinc finger protein 239-like yields the protein METSLSKSHTGEKRHNCKDCGKCFIERSSLAKHQRTHTGEKPYKCVECGKSFSQSGNLCTHQRTHTGEKPHKCMECGKSFSESGHLRIHQRMHTGERPHKCMECRKSFSESGHLRTHQRTHTGEKPHTCMECGKSFSQSGHLRIHQRMHTGEKPHKCMECGKSFSRSGDLRNHQRMHTGERPYKCMECGKSFSRSRDLRNHQRMHTGERPHKCVECGKRFSQSGHLRIHQRTHTGEKPHTCME from the coding sequence atggaaacttcattgtcaaaatcacacacaggggagaagcgacataattgtaaggactgtgggaaatgtttcattgagagaagttctcttgctaaacatcaacgaactcacacaggagagaagccatataaatgtgtggaatgtggaaagagtttcagtcagagtggaaatctatgcacccatcaaaggactcacacaggggagaagccacataaatgcatggaatgtggaaagagcttcagtgagagtggacatctgcgtatccatcaaaggatgcacacaggagagaggccacataaatgcatggaatgtagaaagagcttcagtgagagtggacatctacgcacccatcaaaggactcacacaggagagaagccacatacatgcatggaatgtggaaagagcttcagtcagagtggacatctgcgtatccatcaaaggatgcacacaggagagaagccacataaatgcatggaatgtggaaagagcttcagtcggagtggagatctccgtaaccatcaaaggatgcacacaggtgaGAGAccgtataaatgcatggaatgtggaaagagcttcagtcggagtcgaGATCTCCGtaaccatcaaaggatgcacacaggtgaGAGACcacataaatgtgtggaatgtggaaagagattcagtcagagtggacatctgcgtatccatcaaaggactcacacaggggagaagccacatacatgcatggaatag